ACCAGAGAGTGTCTGCAGGTATTTTGGGCGGTGGATCCTCGATACAAAATTAGTAACCTGATGTGATGTCTGATTCCCCAAGGCACCCTACAGAAGGAGAAAGCTGTCCCAAGTCAGGGGCTGTGACTTACCAACTCTTTGCTCATCCTGGTACCCTCCGTAGTCTGCCACTTCCCTTCGGTCTAAGTTATAGTTGTGTTTGGAGAAGTACTGCACTCCACTGTCCTTCTCCAGGTGGTACCTTTTCAGTTCCTGAATGATCTCCATGATAAGATTTAGGAGGCTTTGCCTGTCCTTCAGATCTGCGGAGTCGCTCTTCTCTTTGCAATATCCCGCCGAGAGCATTAagagcaccagccccagcagcccaggagaCCTCAGTCCGCTCATCGCAGCCTGACCCAAAGGGTGAGCGAGCAGATGAAAAGGAACGATCCGCTGCCGGCGGGGGAGGCTTCCTATTCCGCTGCAAGAGAAAAACGGGGGTGGGTTGCAGGTGGGGAGGCACACAGGGGGTGAAATGGGAAACACGGGGGGGCCGGGACATCGAGCCAGCTCTGCTCGGTGtctgctggggcagagcagccccgcCGAGCCGGGACAAACCGAGCGGTGTCCAACTTTCCCCGAAGTTTTCCCCTTGCTCCCACCCTGGCCGGGCGCAccccgcggggctccgccgCACAAGGGCTGCCCCACGCGTGGCGCCCCTCTCTGTCCCGTGCCAACTTTGCCTGCGGGGCCAGCGCTCCGGGAcggggggaaggagcaggaggaggaggaggaggagggaggcggCCGGCCCCTTGCTGGCCGGGTTACCTGGCTCTCCGTGCCGCAAGGCGAGCTGTCTTCCCCGCGGGGGCCACTctccccgggcagcagcagcaggagtagcagcagctggagcaggagcagcaggagcagtaggagcagtgggagcaggagcaggagcaggagcagtaggagcaggagggagcagcagcagcagcagcagcagcagcacagtccGAGTTGTCGGCGGccggcccgcccgcccccctCCCGTCCCTCCGCCACCTACTCCATCGCCGGCGCAGCCGCTTATATAGGCTATAGGATGGACATGAGACGGCAGATAGTATCGACTTGGAA
This genomic stretch from Anser cygnoides isolate HZ-2024a breed goose chromosome 3, Taihu_goose_T2T_genome, whole genome shotgun sequence harbors:
- the ALKAL2 gene encoding ALK and LTK ligand 2 isoform X2, whose protein sequence is MSGLRSPGLLGLVLLMLSAGYCKEKSDSADLKDRQSLLNLIMEIIQELKRYHLEKDSGVQYFSKHNYNLDRREVADYGGYQDEQRVEIVPRDLRMKDKFLKHLTGPLYFSPKCSKHFHRLYHNTRDCTIPAYYKRCARLLTRLAVSPMCMEG
- the ALKAL2 gene encoding ALK and LTK ligand 2 isoform X1, producing MDGIGSLPRRQRIVPFHLLAHPLGQAAMSGLRSPGLLGLVLLMLSAGYCKEKSDSADLKDRQSLLNLIMEIIQELKRYHLEKDSGVQYFSKHNYNLDRREVADYGGYQDEQRVEIVPRDLRMKDKFLKHLTGPLYFSPKCSKHFHRLYHNTRDCTIPAYYKRCARLLTRLAVSPMCMEG